One segment of Lachancea thermotolerans CBS 6340 chromosome E complete sequence DNA contains the following:
- the STE11 gene encoding mitogen-activated protein kinase kinase kinase STE11 (similar to uniprot|P23561 Saccharomyces cerevisiae YLR362W STE11 Signal transducing MEK kinase involved in pheromone response and pseudohyphal/invasive growth pathways where it phosphorylates Ste7p and the high osmolarity response pathway via phosphorylation of Pbs2p regulated by Ste20p and Ste50p) yields MDDSETYVSHFLQELNCHQYLDSFKNWNLTSQDALAHIDKEILVEVGVKKIGDRIRILKKCQSLRGSRTRPSHEVRELLQKFQALSVAQLTTTEELVTDKHSAIFILNDGSAKKVNVNGCFNADSIKKKLIKKLPSEFIACTPQGEETRNSQDYDVFVVDYVKNVLHLLYDVELVTICHSVDRVEKNRLIFVSKDQTPSDRATLTSKKLYLKTLSVIHQLGSLSALAGTTSSARAKIHAVNELAAPGTAAGAPNSLRIENNKDTIRQIFNQRPPSELISTNLSEYFPHTDAKSLRKTIGNSVRQSIRLSSINGSATPVGGNNVGDIWVNNSNAVGKALLQSLDGNHHVPTGSSLSKRRTQIEEDTLNFKAPESAHGESEVSKNSEGTTERRTGPTKRPGLISHAEYLRQGPRKQKSSERIELLRVADSDNDEEDEDMISLPTKIATPKNWLKGARIGAGSFGSVYLGMNAQTGELMAVKQVELQPTAVTAGVVSVSDEIKKQYNQNANASAVKNSSQVHRKMIDALQHEMGLLKELHHENIVTYYGSSQEGGNLNIFLEYVPGGSVSSMLNSYGPFEEPLIKNFTRQILIGLSYLHRKNIIHRDIKGANILIDIKGCVKITDFGISKKLSPLNQQQNKRASLQGSVYWMAPEVVKQVVTTKKADIWSVGCVIIEMFTGKHPFPDFSQMQAIFKIGTNTHPESPSWASDEAKNFLLKAFELDYRQRPDSIELLQHAWLDTSIM; encoded by the coding sequence ATGGATGATTCTGAAACATATGTCAGccactttcttcaagaactcaaCTGTCACCAATACCTGGATAGCTTTAAAAATTGGAATCTGACTTCTCAGGATGCACTGGCACACATAGACAAGGAGATATtagttgaagttggcgTCAAAAAGATCGGTGATCGCATTCgcattttgaaaaaatgcCAGTCTCTTCGTGGTAGCAGGACAAGGCCTTCCCATGAGGTGCGAGAACTCCTGCAGAAGTTCCAGGCTCTCAGCGTTGCACAGCTTACAACAACAGAGGAACTTGTCACAGACAAGCATTCCGCCATCTTCATACTTAACGACGGGTCGGCTAAGAAGGTCAACGTCAATGGATGTTTCAATGCAGACTcgatcaagaaaaagctcatcaagaagcttccCAGCGAATTCATAGCATGCACACCGCAGGGTGAAGAAACCAGAAATTCACAAGACTACGACGTTTTCGTGGTCGATTATGTCAAAAATGTGTTACACTTGCTTTATGACGTAGAATTAGTCACTATATGCCATTCCGTTGACCGCGTTGAGAAGAACAGACTTATCTTTGTCTCCAAGGACCAGACCCCAAGCGACAGAGCCACTTTGACCTCTAAGAAGCTCTACCTTAAGACGCTGAGCGTGATTCACCAGTTGGGCTCGCTTTCGGCGCTAGCAGGTACCACTTCAAGCGCTCGCGCGAAGATCCACGCTGTGAACGAACTTGCTGCTCCCGGGACGGCCGCTGGGGCGCCTAATTCACTAagaattgaaaacaacaaggATACCATACGGCAGATATTCAACCAAAGACCTCCTAGCGAGTTGATATCCACAAACTTGAGCGAGTATTTCCCTCACACGGACGCCAAGAGCTTACGGAAAACCATAGGAAACTCTGTTCGTCAGTCTATAAGGTTGAGTTCCATCAATGGCTCCGCAACTCCCGTCGGTGGTAACAATGTGGGAGATATCTGGGTCAATAATTCCAACGCGGTGGGGAAAGCCCTCTTACAAAGCCTTGACGGAAATCACCACGTACCAACCGGCTCATCTTTGTCAAAACGCAGGACAcagattgaagaagacacactcaacttcaaagccCCAGAATCTGCCCACGGAGAGTCGGAAGTCAGCAAGAATTCCGAGGGTACAACAGAGCGAAGAACTGGTCCCACGAAAAGGCCTGGCCTTATCTCTCATGCAGAATATCTGCGCCAGGGACCACGCAAGCAAAAGAGCTCGGAACGCATAGAGTTGTTAAGAGTTGCAGACTCAGAtaatgatgaagaggacgaggacATGATTTCATTGCCCACAAAAATTGCTACTCCCAAAAATTGGCTCAAAGGAGCTCGGATTGGTGCTGGTAGCTTCGGCAGTGTTTACCTTGGAATGAACGCGCAGACCGGAGAGTTAATGGCAGTCAAACAAGTTGAGCTGCAGCCAACTGCTGTCACCGCGGGCGTCGTGTCTGTATCGGATGAGATAAAGAAGCAGTACAATCAAAACGCCAATGCATCTGCGGTCAAAAACAGCTCCCAGGTACATAGGAAAATGATTGACGCTCTGCAGCACGAGATGGGCTTGCTAAAGGAACTACATCATGAAAACATTGTGACCTATTACGGATCATCGCAAGAGGGCGGCAATCTCAATATTTTCCTGGAGTACGTCCCAGGCGGTTCGGTTTCCTCAATGCTTAATAGTTATGGACCATTCGAAGAGCcattgatcaaaaactttacAAGGCAGATTTTGATTGGTTTGTCCTACTTGCATAGAAAGAACATTATTCATAGGGATATCAAGGGTGCCAACATATTAATAGACATAAAGGGATGCGTAAAGATCACCGATTTTGGTATTTCTAAGAAACTTTCACCTTTGAAccagcaacaaaacaaaagggCATCGCTTCAAGGCTCTGTTTACTGGATGGCACCCGAGGTCGTCAAACAAGTCGTAACGACAAAGAAGGCCGATATCTGGTCCGTAGGATGTGTGATCATTGAGATGTTCACTGGAAAGCATCCGTTCCCTGACTTCTCTCAAATGCAggcaatcttcaaaattggaaCAAACACTCATCCCGAATCGCCCTCATGGGCAAGCGATGAAGCAAAGAATTTTCTTCTTAAGGCCTTTGAGCTGGATTATCGCCAACGGCCAGATAGCATCGAGCTTCTGCAGCATGCTTGGTTAGACACATCTATCATGTAG
- the PEP5 gene encoding tethering complex subunit PEP5 (similar to uniprot|P12868 Saccharomyces cerevisiae YMR231W PEP5 Peripheral vacuolar membrane protein required for protein trafficking and vacuole biogenesis forms complex with Pep3p that promotes vesicular docking/fusion reactions in conjunction with SNARE proteins also interacts with Pep7p) encodes MSFQSWRQFQFFENTPVRDPKIGSDSPLFSDPTLSAACPALEDKLFIVVQSRILKLVNLKSLEVELEFEAYSEGFQVTYLRFVADNYIVSAAEQLGRPCSIKIWKLDKQPKNEFDYHSLIEVKNGKNTFPLSAISIWHDLTCLAIGFVNGRIVLIRGDIIHDRGSRQRVIYDDPNKEPITGLMFDRDCRTCFASTTSGIFLFNTTGRNNGKPDTILNGSAGLDLNCSCLSCDGQEFICCSAKSLDFYKSNGEKRSLVMELPLIKRIYAVDQHHILILLGVQTSNNTALNVANITTTNNRVIVLDIQNKLIAMNTLISGSVLDIFSNVFSGDPSVLLLTSDGTMHKINEKPIKEKLQIVEQKELFPVALDLAQQCNLSAIEIEKIRKKFAEHLYKINLKTEAIEQYLQCLNVTETSEVIAKFGINSTSDNSSVSDLSYYLLSMMKKGMSSSDHVTLYLIALIKLKNEEGIEQFVTHFSRSGQYLEEEEPEEDWKQDDESYYFSDTELFDLDLILRLLQDFGFFLQSFKLARKFSKDPAIVVEILIDGLKDPHSALRYIKSLPVDDTLRVLVAFSKKLLELLPNDTNALLIELFTGKYQPLKYESVSDPVVSRREKFDKNVFYSYNSFIEYMKNVSTSKEQDITSSVPTYQPPKPTLIFTSFINQPFEFVVFLEACLGSYNEFHGFDHDKQLILTTLYDIYLTLAKDDEKGRQQEWRDKAHTVYKESTKLATTSTASVDSSSAGRLNKAVDNSLMMLISQVNNFEAALEGDDLQDELEFAKFGKLDLTYKFRSISLTNDAKTSLKFIEKFGEQEPALYSMGLSHFISSKSMMKEIGGEAVFREKILNKVLEKDLMPLLDILQVLGSSNVASFGLVQQILIEHIKSESQEIKNNKKLIQSYESELEEKESKLQSLTDDKSPAQIKLKNQTCNICQTALSAPLVFFKCDHIYHQRCLNEEESSESNNRFFRCPQCVVDFEASENMKRAQSETQIDTELLNLAMNDKDNKDRFKIVTDFIGRGGVESSFIRVQELD; translated from the coding sequence ATGTCCTTTCAATCATGGCGTCAattccagttttttgaaaatactCCGGTGCGAGATCCGAAGATAGGAAGTGACTCGCCTCTGTTTTCCGATCCCACGCTATCAGCAGCCTGCCCCGCACTTGAAGACAAGCTTTTTATCGTCGTGCAATCCAGGATACTCAAGCTTGTTaacttgaagagcttggaaGTTGAGCTCGAGTTCGAAGCATATTCTGAAGGGTTTCAAGTCACATACTTGCGTTTTGTTGCGGACAATTACATAGTTAGTGCCGCGGAACAGCTTGGAAGACCATGCtccatcaaaatttggaaaCTCGACAAACAGCCCAAAAACGAGTTTGATTACCATAGCTTAATAGAGGTTAAGAATGGTAAGAACACCTTTCCACTGTCAGCAATCTCAATTTGGCATGACCTAACGTGCTTAGCCATTGGCTTCGTAAACGGGCGCATTGTTTTGATAAGAGGGGATATAATTCATGATCGCGGCTCTCGACAAAGAGTCATTTACGATGATCCTAATAAAGAACCTATTACTGGGCTGATGTTCGATCGCGATTGTCGCACCTGTTTCGCATCAACTACTTCGGGAATATTTTTATTTAATACTACTGGAAGGAACAACGGTAAGCCTGATACAATTTTGAATGGAAGTGCAGGCCTGGACCTTAACTGCAGTTGTTTGAGCTGCGATGGCCAAGAATTTATATGTTGTTCCGCGAAATCCTTGGACTTCTACAAATCAAACGGCGAGAAGAGGTCTTTAGTTATGGAGCTACCGTTGATCAAAAGGATATATGCTGTGGATCAGCATCACATCCTTATCTTATTAGGTGTTCAGACTTCCAACAACACGGCTCTTAATGTCGCAAATATAACAACGACAAACAACAGAGTCATAGTACTTGACATTCAAAATAAGCTGATTGCAATGAACACTCTTATATCCGGAAGCGTGCTCGATATTTTCTCCAATGTTTTTTCAGGAGATCCATCAGTACTTTTGCTCACCTCAGATGGCACCATGCACAAAATAAATGAGAAACCTATCAAAGAGAAACTACAGATCgttgagcaaaaagagcttttcCCAGTTGCCCTTGACCTAGCTCAACAGTGCAATTTGAGTGCAATTGAGATAGAGAAAATACGAAAAAAATTCGCAGAGCACCTTTACAAAATCAATCTCAAAACGGAGGCAATCGAGCAATATCTTCAATGTCTAAATGTCACTGAAACAAGTGAAGTAATAGCAAAGTTTGGCATCAACAGCACTTCAGATAATTCTAGTGTTTCAGACTTATCTTATTACCTGCTttcaatgatgaaaaaggGGATGAGCAGCTCAGACCATGTTACCCTTTACCTAATAGCTCTCAttaagctcaaaaacgaggAGGGCATCGAACAGTTTGTTACACACTTCAGCAGGTCCGGTCAATATctggaggaagaagagcctgAGGAGGATTGGAAACAGGACGATGAATCCTATTATTTCTCTGATACCGAACTATTTGATCTGGATCTGATTTTGAGACTCTTACAAGATTTCGGATTTTTCCTGCAAAGCTTCAAACTTGccagaaaattttcaaaagaccCCGCGATCGTCGTCGAAATCCTAATCGACGGACTCAAGGATCCGCATTCAGCGCTGCGTTACATCAAAAGTTTGCCTGTTGATGATACTTTACGGGTTTTGGTCgcgttttcaaaaaaactACTTGAATTGCTTCCAAACGATACCAACGCTTTACTCATAGAGTTGTTTACCGGGAAATATCAGCCGTTAAAATATGAAAGCGTCAGCGATCCAGTTGTTTCGCGCCGGGAGAAGTTTGATAAAAACGTTTTTTACAGTTACAATTCCTTCATCGAGTACATGAAAAATGTATCAACGTCGAAGGAACAAGATATAACTTCCTCCGTCCCAACTTACCAACCCCCTAAACCAACGCTGATATTCACCTCCTTCATTAACCAACCCTTTGAATTTGTTGTCTTTCTGGAGGCCTGCCTGGGAAGCTATAACGAGTTTCATGGTTTTGATCACGACAAACAACTCATTTTGACTACCCTCTACGATATTTATCTTACGCTGGCTAAGGACGACGAAAAAGGAAGACAACAAGAATGGCGAGACAAAGCTCACACTGTTTATAAAGAAAGCACAAAACTAGCGACAACAAGTACTGCTAGTGTCGACTCGTCTTCCGCTGGTAGGTTGAACAAAGCTGTTGACAATTCTTTGATGATGCTAATATCCCAGGTGAACAACTTCGAAGCGGCCTTAGAAGGAGACGATCTACAAGATGAGCTGGAATTTGCCAAATTTGGCAAACTTGATTTAACGTATAAGTTCAGGTCCATTTCATTGACAAACGACGCCAAAACTTCGCTCAAGTTCATAGAAAAATTCGGAGAGCAGGAACCTGCGCTATACTCAATGGGTTTGTCACATTTCATAAGCTCTAAGAGTATGATGAAAGAAATAGGCGGAGAGGCAGTTTTCAGAGAAAAAATCCTGAACaaagttttggaaaaggaCTTGATGCCTCTTCTCGACATCCTCCAAGTTCTAGGCTCATCCAACGTGGCGTCCTTCGGCTTGGTTCAGCAAATTTTGATCGAACACATCAAAAGCGAGAGCCAAGAGattaaaaacaacaaaaaactcATACAATCTTATGAGTCggagcttgaagagaaagaaagTAAACTACAGTCTTTGACTGACGATAAATCTCCAGCGCAGATTAAATTAAAGAACCAAACTTGCAATATATGCCAAACAGCACTAAGCGCACCGTTAGTGTTTTTTAAGTGTGACCATATCTATCACCAGAGGTGTCTCAACGAGGAGGAATCATCAGAAAGCAACAATAGATTCTTTAGATGCCCACAATGCgttgttgattttgaggCTTCTGAAAACATGAAACGTGCTCAAAGTGAAACACAAATAGATACAGAGCTACTTAACTTGGCCATGAATGACAAAGACAACAAAGATCgtttcaaaattgtcaCAGACTTCATCGGGAGAGGCGGGGTAGAATCGTCTTTCATaagagttcaagaactggaTTGA
- the YKE4 gene encoding Zn(2+) transporter YKE4 (some similarities with uniprot|P40544 Saccharomyces cerevisiae YIL023C Hypothetical ORF), whose amino-acid sequence MMYAALLSLLPKVMAHPGHHHGTSVMHGEVKDSVIAQFLFPYSARVNALLATVYISAAPCLIVTAIPELRKAKRGSLLSLLMSFAFGTLMGDIILHLLPEIFSEAIDVNEEAQWLKFLDGLPLQDSTNGHVKDLLVTLKPSLTSHNSPSKMRTMALGFLVFCGFVIFMVIDKGLKIANSGGEHEEGHHHGHSHIFSVQHEKEAEEGVEAVSSGKVVTSDEGMNVVRRSKGNKTEGSDVDDDIGHERAPPQSSSLKASAYLSLVSAFAHNITDGVALASAFYKSKHTGIVTTLAVLMHEIPHELGDFAILLASGINFNQALLLQLVGAFGALIGTLCGCIANEMAAGTADTGIASRIIPEIGFPTFVAHASSKWPISAGELMLPITTGGLLFISTVGVVPELLKVTGSSKKNELTNSLRHLGSVFAGFVLMAWMGLNE is encoded by the coding sequence ATGATGTACGCAGCGCTTTTGTCCCTGCTTCCTAAGGTCATGGCTCATCCCGGGCATCACCATGGGACTAGCGTAATGCATGGTGAAGTAAAAGACAGCGTTATAGCACAATTTCTCTTTCCATACTCAGCGCGTGTCAACGCACTACTGGCGACCGTCTACATCTCAGCCGCACCATGTTTGATAGTAACCGCAATTCCAGAACTCCGAAAGGCTAAAAGGGGATCATTGTTATCTCTTCTGATGTCCTTTGCTTTCGGGACATTGATGGGGGACATTATTCTACATTTACTGCCCGAGATATTTTCAGAAGCTATCGACGTTAACGAGGAGGCCCAATGGTTAAAGTTCCTCGACGGTCTCCCCTTGCAAGATTCAACTAACGGACATGTTAAGGATCTTCTTGTAACTCTCAAGCCGTCACTGACTTCACATAACTCCCCAAGCAAGATGAGGACGATGGCCCTAGGATTCCTCGTGTTTTGTGGGTTTGTTATTTTCATGGTAATAGATAAGGGTTTGAAGATCGCTAATTCCGGTGGCGAGCATGAAGAGGGACATCATCATGGCCATTCTCACATTTTCTCAGTTCAGCATGAAAAGGAGGCCGAAGAAGGTGTTGAAGCTGTCAGCTCTGGCAAAGTCGTTACTTCTGACGAGGGCATGAACGTAGTACGCAGAAGTAAAGGAAACAAAACGGAAGGCAGTGATGTCGATGACGATATTGGCCATGAACGCGCTCCCCCACAGTCAAGTTCGCTAAAAGCGTCTGCATACCTCAGTCTGGTATCTGCATTCGCGCATAACATTACTGATGGCGTCGCGTTAGCATCGGCATTTTACAAATCCAAGCACACTGGCATTGTTACGACCTTGGCTGTGCTGATGCATGAAATCCCACACGAACTTGGCGATTTCGCCATTCTATTAGCCTCTGGGATCAATTTCAACCAGGCTCTCCTCCTGCAGCTAGTCGGTGCTTTCGGGGCTTTAATTGGTACGCTTTGCGGCTGTATTGCTAACGAAATGGCTGCTGGCACCGCCGATACCGGAATTGCAAGCCGCATCATTCCCGAAATTGGCTTCCCAACTTTTGTTGCACACGCCAGCTCCAAGTGGCCTATTTCTGCAGGGGAACTCATGTTGCCCATTACAACTGgcggccttcttttcatctCCACGGTAGGCGTCGTCCCGGAATTATTGAAGGTTACAGGttcttcgaagaagaacgaGCTGACCAACAGTTTGAGACACTTAGGCAGCGTATTCGCCGGGTTCGTGCTCATGGCATGGATGGGCCTAAACGAATAG
- the ATG45 gene encoding Atg45p (similar to uniprot|P40543 Saccharomyces cerevisiae YIL024C Hypothetical ORF) has translation MTLKQLRIPNYALGDISQKDKVIVTGNFDNWEHTKFVLKRNSEDDSFEVEVPAVSSGVLTFKFVINDRDWVTLPYFDTEKDGNGFLNNVLKWQDADDERLEDITISSTIHSQNNSPQDQCVHVTTAGCENLADHDYIQVSSQDELSSTENVDLVVHCSSSSVGHENNREPSHEQSPDGDASQRRLQSLVSVVKRVKMYWSG, from the exons ATGACTCTAAAGCAGCTGCGAATTCCTAATTATGCCCTCGGTGATATTTCACAAAAAGACAAGGTCATTGTCACGGGTAATTTCGATAATTGGGAGCACACCAAATTCGTTCTGAAACGCAACTCCGAAGATGACAGTTTTGAGGTCGAAGTCCCAGCAGTGAGTTCCGGAGTACTCACCTTCAAG TTTGTGATTAACGATAGAGATTGGGTTACGTTGCCGTACTTTGATACGGAAAAGGACGGGAATGGATTTCTCAACAATGTGCTGAAGTGGCAGGACGCCGACGACGAACGCCTAGAAGATATAACGATCTCGAGCACAATTCATTCCCAAAACAATAGTCCACAAGACCAGTGCGTTCACGTGACCACAGCAGGCTGTGAGAACTTGGCCGATCACGACTACATTCAGGTCTCATCGCAAGACGAGCTAAGTAGCACAGAGAATGTAGATCTTGTGGTGCATTGTAGTTCCTCATCCGTTGGTCATGAAAATAACAGGGAGCCCTCTCATGAACAATCTCCGGATGGAGATGCATCCCAGCGTCGCTTACAGTCTCTGGTATCGGTAGTGAAAAGAGTTAAGATGTACTGGAGTGGCTGA
- a CDS encoding KLTH0E04400p (weakly similar to uniprot|Q08777 Saccharomyces cerevisiae YOR306C MCH5), with translation MSLPGQQEAPGLTESSKVLANISTSQGKKREEVVEDYSVPDEFEYAEGGWKAWMAILGSFLGFFPTWGFFYTAGVMQNYIAKNQLATASTSTISWVFSVYNFCLLGSFVFSGLYFDLNGARRPLILGNVMFLTGMFALGNCTKVWHFIVCLGILVGMGSGISSSPLIGVVCHHFNRRRGIATALAMNGGSIGGVVIPLMLRSLFEKSGYPWAMRSLGFLSTGFLVCSVFLAREDPAKLHKPQPGTLLRNTSGPSFVSSFLSYLSGSFDYKALKEPKYLFCTLGCCMAELSTGATLTYITSYCEVVGYRDEDAFYIITVLNALSIVGGYICSLLADVLFGRFNVMILINLLLGIIGFVMWLPFGSKGSGIMYAYGAIYGALYGSMLNLAPVCCGEISRVDEFGRRYSTMYALVGFTFLAGIPISGAIIGEGTLESYDNVIIFFSAVSIAAGVFYLLSKCFALQNPLKKSDSKESDFPGTLALLVKSSLRRF, from the coding sequence ATGTCACTGCCGGGACAGCAAGAAGCCCCTGGGCTGACGGAAAGTTCGAAAGTACTTGCGAATATCAGTACAAGCCAGGGCAAAAAGCGCGAAGAAGTCGTTGAAGACTATAGCGTGCCAGATGAATTCGAGTACGCGGAGGGCGGCTGGAAGGCATGGATGGCTATTCTTGGATCATTCCTTGGGTTTTTCCCCACTTGGGGTTTCTTTTACACTGCTGGAGTAATGCAAAATTACATTGCGAAAAATCAGCTGGCGACGGCCTCAACGTCGACAATCTCTTGGGTCTTTTCGGTATACAATTTCTGCTTGCTCGGCTCTTTTGTGTTCAGTGGCTTATACTTTGATCTAAATGGCGCCCGGCGCCCTTTAATACTGGGAAATGTAATGTTTCTCACGGGTATGTTCGCCCTTGGGAACTGCACCAAGGTGTGGCATTTTATAGTGTGCCTTGGAATTTTAGTCGGCATGGGATCAGGAATATCGTCAAGTCCTCTTATTGGCGTTGTGTGTCACCATTTCAACCGGAGGCGAGGCATTGCTACTGCACTAGCGATGAATGGAGGCAGTATTGGAGGCGTCGTCATTCCCCTGATGCTGCGGTCCCTCTTCGAGAAATCTGGGTACCCTTGGGCAATGCGTTCTTTAGGCTTCCTGTCCACTGGGTTTTTGGTCTGCTCGGTTTTCCTAGCGCGAGAGGACCCTGCGAAACTCCACAAACCTCAACCTGGGACATTGTTGCGTAATACCTCTGGGCCGTCCTTCGTAAGCAGCTTCCTCAGCTACCTCTCAGGATCGTTCGACTATAAAGCACTGAAAGAGCCCAAGTACCTATTTTGCACCCTCGGTTGCTGTATGGCGGAACTTTCAACAGGGGCCACTTTGACTTATATCACATCATACTGTGAAGTGGTTGGGTATCGTGACGAAGACGCATTTTACATCATTACGGTGTTGAACGCGCTTTCGATTGTGGGAGGCTATATCTGTAGTCTGCTGGCAGACGTGCTATTTGGCCGTTTCAATGTTATGATTTTAATAAACCTGCTGTTAGGTATTATTGGGTTTGTTATGTGGCTCCCATTTGGCTCTAAGGGTAGTGGCATCATGTATGCCTACGGAGCTATTTATGGTGCTCTGTATGGATCTATGTTGAACCTGGCGCCTGTTTGTTGCGGTGAAATTTCGCGCGTTGACGAATTCGGACGCCGCTATTCGACAATGTATGCCCTCGTAGGCTTTACATTCTTGGCAGGCATTCCGATATCAGGCGCTATTATTGGTGAAGGAACTTTAGAGTCTTACGACAACGTCATTATATTCTTCTCAGCTGTTTCAATTGCGGCAGGGGTGTTCTACCTACTTAGCAAGTGTTTTGCGCTACAGAACCcgctcaaaaaaagcgaCTCCAAGGAATCAGACTTTCCGGGCACCCTTGCTCTACTtgtcaaaagctctttacGGCGTTTTTGA
- the VPS38 gene encoding Vps38p (similar to uniprot|Q6B1J7 Saccharomyces cerevisiae YLR360W VPS38 involved in vacuolar protein targeting), with protein sequence MYLLRRRLRHLKTISIFNVSLIKEQGNHAIEVKAVPSVFVVIEDLKGRCLYVSEVQAGTQLHAQFNELPQLSYTISKVRLKVIGRVPGDLLADDSEEAWVVLADHVLSFNQLHHVPDNDLPLNFFKGVNVPVLHFSDGIFTLNGAIKSIVDSRDKASTSCTSTRAKSFNFNSLLKLNKLLEYSTQLHSELCELSNSISSEVPDQGECYSKNLLIDARKNLEETIRLRQERIKYLQDAVHGRPSAPRNSAEDAKVNEEYGSTFFEYSDTKHHLKTLKARRMQQLFQAMQETDLFTSNGLVIPDSEQSVFYAQLRKLNATSLARDSNRISTNTLLGHYLLFLHILSEKILFVRLPHRLSYYGSTSVINNQLPLYLTSSPTQQHVADFERAVDLFNLDIMQVRQFLERHR encoded by the exons ATGTACCTTCTGAGG CGTAGGTTACGACATCTAAAGACTATATCAATATTCAATGTGTCGCTCATCAAAGAGCAGGGGAATCACGCTATAGAGGTCAAAGCCGTGCCGTCTGTTTTTGTCGTGATCGAAGATTTGAAGGGCAGGTGTCTCTACGTTAGTGAGGTTCAAGCTGGCACACAATTGCACGCGCAATTTAATGAGCTCCCTCAGCTTTCATACACGATCTCTAAAGTGCGACTGAAAGTTATAGGAAGGGTACCCGGGGACCTTTTGGCAGACGATTCTGAAGAGGCTTGGGTAGTGCTCGCTGACCATGTTCTGAGCTTCAATCAGTTGCATCATGTTCCTGACAACGACCTGCCAttaaacttcttcaaaggaGTCAATGTGCCAGTGCTTCACTTCTCCGACGGCATTTTTACATTAAATGGGGCAATCAAAAGTATTGTGGACTCAAGAGATAAGGCTTCAACCAGCTGTACGTCGACTCGGGCAAAGAGTTTTAACTTCAACAGCTTACTGAAACTTaacaaacttcttgagtaCTCGACTCAACTCCATTCCGAATTATGCGAGCTCTCAAACAGCATTAGCTCAGAAGTTCCAGACCAGGGAGAATGTTATAGCAAGAACTTACTCATAGATGCCAGAAAAAACCTGGAAGAAACGATTCGCTTGCGCCAGGAAAGGATAAAGTATTTGCAAGATGCGGTCCATGGAAGGCCATCCGCGCCTCGTAACTCAGCTGAAGACGCGAAAGTCAATGAGGAATATGGGTCCACATTTTTTGAGTATTCAGACACTAAACACCATTTAAAGACGCTGAAAGCCCGCAGAATGCAACAGCTATTTCAGGCAATGCAAGAGACAGATCTTTTTACGTCAAACGGGCTAGTGATCCCCGATTCCGAACAATCTGTTTTTTATGCCCAGTTGAGGAAGCTCAATGCCACGTCACTCGCGCGAGATAGTAATagaatttcaacaaacacGCTACTTGGTCACTACCTGCTATTTTTGCATATACTGTCGGAAAAAATCCTTTTCGTTCGCTTGCCACACCGATTATCCTATTATGGAAGCACGTCTGTCATAAATAACCAGCTGCCCCTATATTTGACATCATCGCCAACCCAACAGCATGTGGCAGATTTCGAAAGGGCAGTAGACCTATTCAACCTCGATATCATGCAGGTGAGACAGTTCTTGGAACGTCACCGCTAG